A single Hippocampus zosterae strain Florida chromosome 17, ASM2543408v3, whole genome shotgun sequence DNA region contains:
- the arl5c gene encoding putative ADP-ribosylation factor-like protein 5C, protein MGFFLTKMMTVFGNREHKVLIVGLDNAGKTTILYQFLTKEAVHTAPTVGSNVEQITVRNTHFLVWDIGGQTSLRSTWYSYYSNAEIVILVVDSTDPGRLRLTKEELHRMLAHEDLQSAAILVLANKQDVKGSMTAAEISRRLTLDGITTHNWHVQACCGLTGEGLNACLDWMQSQVVAS, encoded by the exons ATGGGCTTCTTCCTCACTAAGATGATGACTGTGTTTGGGAACAGAG AGCACAAAGTCCTCATTGTTGGTCTGGACAACGCAGGCAAGACGACCATCCTTTACCAGTT TCTGACAAAGGAAGCTGTTCACACAGCACCGACGGTGGGCAGCAACGTAGAGCAGATCACCGTGAGGAACACACACTTTTTGGTGTGGGACATCGGAGGCCAGACGAGCCTTCGGAGCACCTGGTACTCTTATTACTCCAACGCTGAG ATTGTCATCCTCGTTGTGGACAGCACGGACCCGGGACGACTCAGGCTCACCAAAGAAGAACTGCATCGAATGCTCGCACACGAG GACTTGCAGAGTGCCGCCATTCTGGTGCTGGCCAACAAACAGGACGTGAAAGGTTCCATGACGGCGGCTGAGATCTCCCGGCGCCTCACGCTGGACGGCATCACAACGCACAACTGGCACGTGCAGGCCTGCTGCGGCCTGACTGGCGAGGG CCTCAATGCCTGTCTGGACtggatgcagtcacaggtgGTTGCCTCCTGA